The following proteins come from a genomic window of Myroides odoratus DSM 2801:
- a CDS encoding cbb3-type cytochrome c oxidase subunit I — protein MKTVFFTECSVSLSTLFFTPAIAVETQTMQPISFAFNGSNTAILFLVVMGMLMVFACGFLYMEAKSLLQAYQKNKTQLLGKDARPFIRLTPQQIKKLLLVLRSKKHGLLLFLGLFCTPAVWAQTSMKLEDRPLLQEPGILITIGLLLIPIVLGVWMMVVQVRRLIQSQRKKMVKQDIDHLVHYFENLSEEDLEVFMQRKEALDYTLSRETLLSDEAAADQRGLIQIQEREGLPVVSAKKRNATQLTVDPQLAKVILWFLGTATFWLLVGTTVGEYLGIKFVAPDIDHNSWLSFGRLRPVHTNAVFWGWSSLGMIGLGYYIVPRVSNTALANYSWAWYSLILINASVLFGSLSLMMGINNGGGEYREYIWPIMLLFALGLYFTLRNYLQTIAQRKTEEIYISNWYIVAAVIFITVVAIVGYLPFWQDGLGETIVQGYYMHQAVGMWFMLFTLGIVYYFVPQQLNKPIYSYSLGILAFWTQILFYTLIGTHHFVFSAIPWWLQTVAIVASVGMVIPVVAGTTNFVMTFKGAWHKMRDSYTVPFFVVGIIFYFTGSLQGTAESFRFTNLLWHFTDFTVAHSHLTMYGIIAFLLWGGIYALVPQLTGKEAPQITVGAHFWLALIGLLFYSIPLMYGGTLRGILWMGDAPFIESVKLMMPYWLWRAIGGTLMWVSHLFFAFNFYRMTRTLQPEELIQTDIALEQVQQRMKSTTNS, from the coding sequence ATGAAAACTGTCTTTTTTACGGAGTGTTCTGTTTCGCTTAGCACGTTGTTTTTTACACCAGCGATAGCGGTTGAGACGCAAACGATGCAACCTATTTCTTTTGCGTTTAATGGGAGTAATACCGCCATCTTGTTTCTAGTGGTTATGGGAATGCTGATGGTATTCGCCTGTGGTTTTTTGTATATGGAAGCGAAAAGCTTGCTGCAGGCATATCAAAAAAATAAAACCCAACTGCTAGGGAAGGATGCTCGGCCATTTATCCGTTTAACGCCCCAGCAAATCAAAAAGCTGTTGCTTGTTTTGCGATCGAAAAAACACGGCTTATTGCTGTTCTTGGGCTTGTTTTGTACGCCTGCTGTTTGGGCGCAAACGTCGATGAAGCTAGAAGATCGTCCGTTGCTTCAAGAACCTGGAATTTTAATTACCATTGGTTTATTGTTGATTCCCATTGTTTTGGGAGTATGGATGATGGTGGTACAAGTTCGCCGTTTGATTCAGAGTCAACGAAAAAAGATGGTCAAGCAAGATATCGATCACCTGGTGCATTACTTTGAAAATTTGTCCGAAGAAGATTTAGAAGTTTTCATGCAGCGCAAGGAGGCTTTGGACTATACGCTTTCTCGAGAAACGCTGCTGAGCGATGAGGCCGCCGCAGATCAACGCGGATTGATTCAGATTCAAGAGCGAGAAGGATTGCCTGTAGTATCCGCGAAGAAACGCAATGCAACCCAATTGACTGTTGATCCTCAATTGGCGAAAGTTATTCTTTGGTTTTTGGGTACTGCAACTTTTTGGTTACTCGTAGGAACAACAGTAGGGGAATATTTGGGTATTAAGTTTGTTGCCCCTGATATTGATCACAACAGCTGGTTGAGTTTTGGAAGACTGCGTCCTGTACACACCAATGCTGTATTTTGGGGATGGTCTTCCTTGGGGATGATTGGATTGGGATACTATATCGTTCCTCGGGTTAGCAATACTGCTTTGGCCAACTATTCTTGGGCTTGGTATTCGCTTATTTTGATTAATGCCTCGGTTCTCTTTGGTTCCCTTAGTTTGATGATGGGCATAAACAATGGAGGGGGAGAATATAGAGAATACATATGGCCGATTATGTTGCTGTTTGCTTTGGGGCTGTATTTTACCTTGAGAAATTACCTTCAAACGATTGCACAACGCAAAACAGAAGAAATTTATATCTCGAATTGGTATATCGTAGCGGCTGTTATTTTTATTACCGTGGTGGCAATCGTAGGGTATTTGCCCTTTTGGCAAGATGGATTAGGAGAAACTATTGTACAAGGGTACTATATGCATCAAGCGGTAGGGATGTGGTTTATGTTATTTACTTTGGGTATTGTGTACTACTTTGTGCCCCAACAGTTGAATAAACCCATTTACTCTTATAGCTTGGGTATCTTGGCGTTTTGGACACAGATTTTGTTTTATACGCTTATTGGAACGCACCATTTTGTGTTCAGTGCTATTCCTTGGTGGTTGCAAACGGTTGCGATTGTAGCGAGTGTAGGGATGGTCATTCCCGTTGTAGCGGGTACAACCAATTTTGTGATGACGTTTAAAGGGGCTTGGCACAAAATGAGAGATAGTTATACCGTTCCTTTCTTTGTTGTGGGGATTATCTTCTACTTTACAGGATCTTTACAAGGAACAGCCGAATCATTTCGATTCACCAATCTCCTCTGGCATTTTACCGATTTTACAGTGGCGCATTCGCACCTGACGATGTATGGAATTATCGCCTTTTTACTCTGGGGCGGCATTTATGCTCTTGTACCGCAGTTAACCGGAAAAGAAGCGCCTCAAATTACCGTAGGCGCTCACTTTTGGCTGGCACTGATTGGGTTGTTGTTTTATTCTATTCCGTTGATGTATGGCGGAACCCTACGCGGTATCCTTTGGATGGGGGATGCTCCTTTTATTGAAAGTGTCAAACTCATGATGCCTTATTGGTTATGGCGTGCCATTGGTGGAACGCTGATGTGGGTTTCTCATCTGTTTTTTGCTTTTAATTTTTATCGCATGACACGAACGCTGCAACCCGAGGAGCTCATACAGACGGATATAGCCCTGGAACAAGTACAACAACGAATGAAATCGACTACCAACTCTTAA
- a CDS encoding c-type cytochrome: MKSKVLSFMLLAGCLTLVSCGDKSAKPMSEESVTTNERKIETTTPTPSSSATTDAANAPASERIDLVNKGKGPIKTLMLGDIDQAMAAKGQEVFKTMCTACHKPDKKFIGPAPKGILERRTPEWVMNMILNPENMLEHDALAQDLLKEFNGAPMANQNLTEEEARAVLEYFRTL, translated from the coding sequence ATGAAATCAAAAGTCCTATCATTTATGCTACTTGCAGGCTGTTTAACACTCGTATCATGTGGTGATAAATCGGCAAAACCTATGTCAGAAGAAAGTGTAACAACGAATGAAAGAAAAATAGAAACGACAACTCCTACCCCATCGAGTTCAGCAACCACAGATGCAGCCAATGCACCTGCTTCTGAGCGAATTGATTTAGTAAATAAAGGGAAAGGGCCAATCAAAACGTTAATGCTGGGTGATATTGATCAAGCCATGGCAGCAAAAGGTCAAGAAGTATTCAAAACCATGTGTACTGCTTGTCACAAACCAGACAAAAAGTTTATTGGGCCAGCTCCTAAAGGCATTTTAGAGCGTCGTACACCAGAATGGGTAATGAACATGATTCTAAACCCTGAAAACATGCTGGAACACGATGCCTTAGCACAAGATTTACTCAAAGAATTCAATGGTGCACCAATGGCGAACCAAAATCTGACAGAAGAAGAGGCTCGTGCCGTACTGGAATATTTTAGAACACTGTAA